A genomic window from Lasioglossum baleicum chromosome 7, iyLasBale1, whole genome shotgun sequence includes:
- the LOC143210267 gene encoding kynurenine/alpha-aminoadipate aminotransferase, mitochondrial: MDCSRFISKLSNRRKPSILRKWAEKFMETPNGISLANGMPNTKTFPFKEISVSYKDGSKINLTGEELGWSLQYGPSQGYLPLLKKMRDFQKYWYEPKQDHWDVIFTIGSMHGCAIVFEMLLEVGDPVMLQTPTYSGILNALYPMMPEFLEIPQDQHGIIPEYIAKICKKRLQDGKKMPKILYVNPTGSNPTGTVLSDSRKREVYELAKSYDFLILEDDPYYFLHFRDQKPTTFFELDTDGRVIRLDSFSKVLSSGLRLGVVSAHKEFIKKMIYHMEASCLHASSLSQMLLYKLLETWDMQKWQEHFDSIQKFYRERRDIMLASLQKHLTGLAEWNVPEAGMFVWIKITGVEDVTELAIKKCVSHGLFVIPGHAFNSDSSKPDQHLRLSFSFSTPEQIEKAISIMAKLIREEIDKRDSKSL; encoded by the exons ATGGATTGCTCGCGATTCATTTCCAAGCTCTCGAACAGACGGAAGCCTAGCATTCTCCGGAAATGGG CGGAAAAATTCATGGAAACTCCAAATGGTATCAGTTTAGCAAACGGAATGCCGAACACCAAAACGTTCCCCTTCAAAGAAATTTCTGTAAGCTACAAAGATGGCAGCAAAATAAATCTGACGGGGGAGGAATTGGGGTGGTCGCTCCAATACGGCCCATCTCAGgg ATACCTACCACTGCTGAAGAAAATGAGAGATTTCCAAAAATATTGGTACGAGCCAAAGCAGGATCATTGGGACGTGATCTTTACAATTGGCTCGATGCACGGATGTGCCATAGTTTTTGAAATGTTGCTGGAAGTCGGAGATCCCGTGATGCTTCAAACACCAACTTACAGTGGAATCCTGAACGCG CTGTACCCCATGATGCCAGAATTTCTTGAAATCCCGCAAGACCAGCATGGAATAATTCCTGAATACATTGCAAAAATTTGCAAGAAGAGACTACAAGATGGAAAAAAGATGCCAAAG ATTCTCTATGTGAATCCGACGGGATCCAATCCTACGGGAACGGTGCTATCCGACTCTCGTAAAAGGGAGGTTTACGAGCTGGCTAAATCATACGATTTCCTCATCCTTGAGGATGATCCTTACTACTTTCTTCATTTTCGCGACCAGAAGCCTACAACCTTTTTCGAGTTGGACACCGATGGTCGCGTGATTCGTTTGGATTCATTCAGCAAGGTCCTCAGCTCTGGTCTACGACTGGGCGTTGTCTCAGCTCAtaaagaatttattaaaaaaatgatttatcaCATGGAGGCTTCGTGTCTTCATGCTTCATCGTTGTCACAG ATGCTGTTGTACAAATTATTGGAGACGTGGGACATGCAGAAGTGGCAAGAGCATTTCGATAGTATCCAAAAATTTTATCGGGAAAGACGAGATATTATGTTGGCTTCGCTCCAAAAACATCTTACGG GATTAGCGGAGTGGAATGTACCTGAAGCTGGAATGTTCGTTTGGATAAAAATAACTGGTGTCGAAGATGTAACGGAATTAGCTATCAAGAAATGTGTTTCGCATGGGTTATTCGTCATTCCCGGCCACGCCTTCAATTCTGATTCCTCGAAACCAGACCAACATCTTAGACTTTCTTTCAGTTTTTCGACTCCTGAACAAATCGAAAAG GCGATATCCATTATGGCAAAACTGATACGCGAGGAGATTGACAAGAGAGACTCTAAATCTCTATAA